From the Vibrio alginolyticus NBRC 15630 = ATCC 17749 genome, one window contains:
- the apaG gene encoding Co2+/Mg2+ efflux protein ApaG, whose translation MDVIQPCIKIQVHTKYIEEQSNPELQRYVFAYIITIKNLSQQTVQLVSRRWLITDSNGKQMTVEGDGVVGQQPFIPSNDEYTYSSGTALETPVGVMQGHYKMLDEKGQEFITEIEPFRLAVPNVLN comes from the coding sequence ATGGACGTCATTCAACCTTGCATCAAAATTCAAGTTCACACCAAATACATCGAAGAACAGTCCAACCCAGAGCTACAACGCTACGTTTTCGCTTATATCATCACCATCAAAAACCTTAGCCAGCAAACCGTACAGTTAGTGAGCCGCCGCTGGCTAATCACAGACTCGAATGGCAAGCAAATGACGGTTGAAGGTGACGGAGTGGTAGGCCAGCAGCCCTTTATTCCAAGCAATGATGAATACACGTACAGTAGCGGAACCGCGTTAGAAACCCCTGTCGGCGTTATGCAAGGACACTACAAAATGCTGGATGAGAAAGGGCAAGAGTTCATCACCGAAATCGAACCATTTCGCTTGGCTGTTCCAAATGTTTTAAATTAG
- the rsmA gene encoding 16S rRNA (adenine(1518)-N(6)/adenine(1519)-N(6))-dimethyltransferase RsmA has translation MRNDVHLGHKARKRFGQNFLNDPYIIDGIVSAINPKPGQNLVEIGPGLGAITEPVGREVDKFTVIELDRDLAERLRTHPELADKLTIHEGDAMRFDFTQLVKPNNKLRIFGNLPYNISTPLMFHLFEFHKDIQDMHFMLQKEVVNRLAAGPGSKAYGRLTVMAQYYCKVVPVLEVPPTAFVPPPKVDSAVVRLVPYEELPCPAKDLRLLDRVCREGFNQRRKTVRNCYKSLLSTEVLEELGVNPSMRPENLTLEQFVAMANWLADNPQH, from the coding sequence ATGAGAAATGATGTCCATTTAGGACACAAAGCGCGTAAACGTTTTGGTCAAAACTTCCTGAACGATCCATACATTATTGATGGAATCGTATCAGCGATTAACCCAAAACCAGGTCAAAACCTGGTTGAAATCGGTCCTGGTCTTGGTGCAATCACTGAGCCAGTAGGTCGTGAAGTAGATAAGTTCACAGTTATCGAATTAGACCGCGATCTGGCGGAACGCCTACGTACTCACCCTGAACTGGCAGATAAGTTGACCATCCATGAGGGTGACGCTATGCGTTTTGACTTCACTCAACTAGTGAAGCCAAACAACAAGCTGCGCATTTTTGGTAACTTGCCATACAACATCTCTACACCATTGATGTTCCACCTTTTTGAGTTCCATAAAGACATTCAAGACATGCACTTTATGCTGCAAAAAGAAGTGGTAAACCGCTTAGCCGCCGGCCCTGGCAGCAAAGCTTACGGCCGTTTGACGGTAATGGCTCAGTACTACTGTAAAGTGGTACCAGTACTGGAAGTACCGCCAACGGCATTCGTTCCACCACCGAAAGTGGATTCTGCCGTTGTTCGTTTAGTGCCTTACGAAGAGCTGCCATGCCCGGCGAAAGATCTGCGTTTGCTCGATCGCGTTTGTCGTGAAGGCTTTAACCAACGTCGTAAAACAGTTCGTAACTGCTACAAATCGTTGTTAAGCACAGAAGTACTAGAAGAGCTAGGTGTTAATCCAAGCATGCGTCCAGAGAACCTGACGCTAGAACAATTCGTCGCAATGGCGAACTGGCTTGCGGATAACCCGCAGCACTAA
- the pdxA gene encoding 4-hydroxythreonine-4-phosphate dehydrogenase PdxA, with amino-acid sequence MTTNTIRRIVVTAGEPAGIGPDLVLALSKEDWAHQIVVCADKNMLTERAKQLGIEVQLSDYNPEEAPKAQKAGTLIVDHIQISEPAVAGELNEANGHYVLKTLERAALGCMNDEFDAIVTGPVHKGVINRAGVAFSGHTEFFAEKSQTPLVVMMLATEGLRVALVTTHIPLAYVSKAVTEERLEKIIDILHKDLVEKFAIAQPNIYVCGLNPHAGEDGCLGREEIETITPTLEKIRQEKGINLIGPLPADTIFNEKYLNDADAVLGMYHDQVLPVLKYKGFGRSVNITLGLPFIRTSVDHGTALDLAGTGQADTGSFRTALTHAIDLVEKKQ; translated from the coding sequence ATGACAACTAATACAATTCGTAGAATTGTCGTAACCGCAGGGGAACCTGCGGGTATCGGCCCAGACTTAGTGCTTGCCCTATCGAAAGAAGATTGGGCGCACCAAATTGTCGTCTGTGCCGATAAGAATATGCTGACGGAGCGAGCCAAGCAGCTTGGCATCGAAGTCCAACTGTCTGATTACAATCCAGAAGAAGCACCTAAAGCACAAAAAGCGGGCACGCTTATCGTTGACCATATCCAAATATCAGAACCTGCGGTCGCAGGCGAGCTCAATGAAGCGAATGGCCACTATGTACTAAAAACGCTAGAAAGAGCGGCTTTAGGCTGTATGAATGATGAATTTGATGCTATTGTCACCGGCCCTGTTCATAAGGGGGTGATTAATCGCGCAGGTGTTGCATTCAGTGGTCATACTGAATTTTTCGCCGAGAAGTCACAAACGCCGCTAGTCGTAATGATGCTAGCAACGGAAGGACTACGCGTGGCGCTGGTTACAACACATATTCCTTTAGCTTATGTGTCCAAAGCTGTCACCGAAGAGCGATTAGAAAAAATCATCGATATTCTTCATAAAGACCTTGTAGAAAAGTTTGCTATCGCACAACCAAACATCTACGTTTGCGGGCTTAACCCTCATGCTGGCGAAGATGGCTGCTTAGGTCGTGAAGAGATCGAAACCATCACTCCGACACTGGAAAAAATTCGACAAGAAAAAGGTATCAACCTGATCGGCCCTCTGCCGGCTGATACCATTTTCAATGAAAAATATTTAAATGATGCTGATGCTGTTTTAGGCATGTACCATGATCAAGTGTTGCCAGTATTAAAATACAAAGGCTTTGGTCGTTCAGTAAACATTACTCTTGGTCTACCTTTTATTAGAACATCGGTGGACCACGGTACTGCATTAGATCTGGCAGGGACAGGTCAAGCGGATACAGGGAGTTTCCGAACAGCGCTCACGCATGCGATAGATTTGGTAGAGAAGAAACAATGA
- the surA gene encoding peptidylprolyl isomerase SurA — protein MKIWKSILFTTLLSCGAVAAPVEIDKVAVIVNDGVVLQSDIETAMKTLQANARQSGKSLPSTSVLKEQVVEKLIIDTLQGQEADRIGVRIDDNRLNQAIAEIARNNEQSVEQLAASVESEGLSYPEFREQIRKEIAASEARNALVRRRINILPAEVDSLAEQLSQETNATVQYKIGHIQLRFSDDKEKSAVEAEAKALAKKLNEGADFTEMAYTYSKGPKALQGGDWGWMRKEEMPTIFADQIKMQNKGSIIGPFRSGVGFHILKIEDVKGLETVAVTEVNARHILIKPTVILSDEGAKKQLNEFVRRIKAGEATFAQLATQYSQDPGSAAQDGELGYQTPDLYVPEFKHQVETLPVGSISEPFKTVHGWHIVEVLDRRQVDRTDSAMKNKAYRILFNRKFNEEAGAWMQELRASAFVEIVDDNNDN, from the coding sequence ATGAAAATTTGGAAATCAATCTTATTCACGACCCTACTCTCTTGCGGAGCGGTTGCAGCACCAGTAGAGATCGATAAGGTTGCGGTCATCGTGAATGACGGTGTAGTTCTACAAAGCGACATCGAAACAGCGATGAAAACGCTGCAAGCCAACGCTCGTCAAAGTGGAAAGAGCTTACCTTCTACCAGCGTGTTAAAAGAACAAGTCGTTGAAAAACTTATCATTGATACGTTGCAAGGCCAAGAAGCAGACCGTATTGGTGTGCGTATTGACGACAACCGTTTAAACCAAGCGATTGCAGAGATCGCACGTAATAATGAGCAATCGGTAGAACAACTCGCTGCTTCTGTAGAAAGTGAAGGTTTAAGTTACCCAGAATTCCGCGAACAAATTCGTAAGGAAATCGCCGCATCAGAAGCTCGCAATGCACTGGTTCGTCGCCGTATTAATATCCTTCCAGCAGAGGTCGATAGCCTTGCTGAGCAACTATCACAAGAAACCAATGCGACTGTTCAATACAAAATTGGACACATTCAACTGCGCTTCTCTGACGATAAAGAAAAGTCAGCTGTAGAAGCAGAAGCTAAAGCGCTCGCGAAAAAGCTAAACGAAGGTGCAGACTTTACGGAGATGGCCTACACCTACTCAAAAGGTCCTAAAGCTTTACAAGGTGGTGACTGGGGCTGGATGCGTAAAGAAGAGATGCCAACCATCTTTGCTGATCAGATCAAGATGCAAAACAAAGGCAGCATTATTGGTCCTTTCCGTAGTGGCGTTGGTTTCCACATCCTAAAAATAGAGGATGTAAAAGGCCTAGAAACGGTTGCGGTAACGGAAGTAAATGCGCGTCATATTTTGATTAAACCAACCGTGATTCTGAGCGACGAAGGGGCGAAGAAGCAACTGAATGAATTTGTACGCCGCATCAAAGCCGGTGAAGCAACGTTCGCTCAATTGGCAACACAATACAGTCAAGATCCTGGCTCGGCAGCACAAGACGGTGAACTAGGTTATCAAACACCAGATCTTTACGTGCCAGAATTTAAGCACCAAGTAGAAACTCTGCCAGTTGGCTCAATCAGCGAACCGTTCAAAACCGTTCACGGCTGGCATATCGTTGAAGTGTTGGATCGTCGCCAAGTTGACCGCACTGACTCAGCGATGAAGAACAAAGCTTACCGTATTCTATTTAATCGTAAATTTAATGAAGAAGCGGGCGCATGGATGCAAGAGCTACGCGCAAGTGCGTTTGTTGAAATCGTGGATGACAACAATGACAACTAA
- the lptD gene encoding LPS assembly protein LptD, producing the protein MQHFSRTFLAASISTALFVPTTQAEANIHDSVQEMPATDQCLVDTSGEEDALNTPVVVEADTLQAINGDKAQYSGNVQVTQGQKKITADSVTLHQQDNVVVAEGNVTFNDGQVKARSDRVTNDINQDTFSLENTDYQFLCQQGRGTAAYIARTGQSVYELEDGSITSCPQGDNSWRLVASGIDVDQDEETATLHHPRFEVLDVPVFYVPYLTMPIGDTRKTGFLFPSLSYGSSDGMEVEVPFYWNIAPQYDMTLTTLYMQQRGTKLDTDFRYLTDGWGNGEIKGEYLNSDRKYQDESRWGYQVKHDGIINKQWIVKVDYSKVSDIDYFLDLDSDIGNREDGQLVQEGQVQYRSDFWDASLTVRDFQILLKEENRPYRLLPQLDLNYYTPLWGDYLNFDVKSQVSRFDTSDAARPNATRVHIEPGLTLPLSNSWATWTTEARVLSTYYSQDLTGLTDVNLQNQLDDEVSRVIPEFRTHAQLYLERDTSWIKGYTQTLEPQLQYLYVPEEDQTNIYNYDTTLLQTDYYGLFRSRKYSGIDKIASANQLSYGASTRFFDDDYKERLNVSFGQIYYFDKKTKLSNSPNLPDETTNYSSWAIEADFNYNDYLFYHGGIQYDIDLSSMQLANSTLEYQFNGGFIQGNYRYVTREYIEDTIILENLDTITRKGISQAGIVAAYEFNPNWSASGQYYYDLNENADLEWLASLRYQSDCWYIGVTYSNQLLGWEDQAIGSTGASPEYENNFSVNFGIQGFATNQREDTAVKELDGSDNAIKYGRPFYLNN; encoded by the coding sequence ATGCAACATTTCTCCCGCACATTTTTAGCGGCCTCTATCAGCACCGCCTTGTTTGTACCCACCACTCAAGCTGAAGCGAATATCCATGATAGTGTGCAGGAAATGCCCGCCACAGATCAATGTTTGGTCGATACAAGTGGCGAGGAGGACGCTCTTAATACCCCAGTAGTGGTAGAAGCTGACACCCTGCAAGCCATCAATGGTGACAAAGCTCAGTACTCAGGTAATGTACAAGTCACCCAAGGCCAGAAGAAAATTACCGCAGATAGCGTAACGCTGCACCAACAAGACAACGTCGTGGTTGCCGAAGGCAACGTGACTTTCAATGACGGCCAAGTCAAAGCTCGATCTGATCGTGTTACTAACGACATTAATCAAGATACGTTTTCACTTGAGAACACCGATTATCAGTTCCTTTGCCAACAAGGCCGAGGCACTGCAGCCTATATCGCTCGCACAGGTCAGTCGGTTTATGAACTCGAAGACGGCTCTATCACATCGTGCCCTCAAGGCGATAATTCATGGCGATTGGTTGCGTCAGGCATCGATGTTGACCAAGATGAAGAGACAGCGACGCTGCACCATCCTCGATTTGAAGTGTTAGATGTGCCTGTTTTCTATGTGCCGTATCTAACCATGCCAATTGGAGATACGCGCAAAACGGGTTTCCTCTTCCCTTCTTTATCGTATGGTTCTAGTGATGGTATGGAAGTCGAGGTGCCATTCTATTGGAACATCGCGCCTCAATATGACATGACACTCACCACGCTCTATATGCAGCAACGTGGTACAAAACTCGATACTGATTTCCGCTACCTAACAGATGGTTGGGGAAATGGGGAAATCAAAGGCGAATACCTCAATAGTGATCGCAAATATCAGGACGAGTCTCGTTGGGGCTACCAAGTTAAACACGACGGTATCATCAATAAACAGTGGATAGTCAAAGTCGATTACTCAAAAGTGAGTGATATTGATTACTTCCTCGATCTCGACTCCGACATTGGTAACCGTGAAGATGGTCAACTGGTTCAAGAAGGACAAGTACAATATCGTTCTGACTTCTGGGATGCCTCGTTAACCGTTCGTGACTTCCAAATCTTATTGAAAGAAGAGAACCGCCCTTATCGCCTGCTTCCTCAGTTAGACTTGAACTACTACACGCCGTTGTGGGGAGACTACCTTAACTTTGACGTGAAGAGCCAAGTGAGCCGCTTCGATACCAGCGATGCTGCGCGACCAAATGCGACCCGTGTTCACATTGAACCAGGGCTTACATTACCACTCTCAAACTCATGGGCAACGTGGACAACAGAAGCGCGTGTGCTCTCTACGTATTACTCTCAAGACTTAACGGGTTTGACAGATGTAAACTTGCAAAACCAGTTGGATGATGAAGTTTCTCGTGTTATTCCTGAGTTCCGTACGCATGCGCAACTTTACTTAGAGCGAGATACAAGCTGGATCAAGGGCTACACACAAACACTGGAGCCTCAGCTACAGTACTTGTACGTACCTGAAGAAGATCAAACCAACATCTACAACTACGATACCACCTTGCTACAAACCGACTACTACGGGCTATTCCGCAGTCGTAAGTACAGTGGCATTGATAAAATCGCCTCGGCGAACCAGTTAAGCTACGGTGCGAGTACTCGCTTCTTTGATGATGACTATAAAGAGCGTCTTAACGTTTCATTTGGTCAGATTTACTACTTCGATAAAAAGACCAAACTGAGCAACAGCCCAAATCTTCCGGATGAGACCACCAATTACTCATCATGGGCGATTGAAGCTGATTTCAACTACAACGATTACTTGTTCTATCACGGTGGAATTCAATACGATATTGATTTGAGCTCCATGCAGTTGGCAAACAGTACCTTGGAATACCAATTCAACGGCGGCTTTATTCAGGGTAACTATCGCTACGTTACGCGTGAATACATCGAAGATACGATCATTCTCGAAAACCTAGACACAATTACTCGTAAAGGTATTTCTCAAGCAGGTATTGTAGCGGCCTACGAGTTCAACCCGAACTGGTCTGCGAGTGGTCAATACTACTACGACCTCAATGAAAATGCGGACCTAGAATGGTTAGCGAGCCTACGTTACCAATCTGACTGTTGGTACATTGGCGTCACTTACTCAAACCAATTGCTTGGTTGGGAAGACCAAGCTATCGGCAGCACCGGGGCATCACCTGAATACGAAAATAACTTCAGCGTTAACTTCGGTATTCAAGGCTTTGCGACCAACCAGCGTGAAGACACTGCTGTCAAAGAACTGGATGGTTCTGACAACGCGATTAAGTACGGCCGCCCATTCTATCTGAACAATTAA
- the djlA gene encoding co-chaperone DjlA translates to MHIFGKILGAFFGLLLGGPLGLLFGLFIGHQFDKARRLSQAGFSTGGFGKGPSQAQRQEEFFKAAFAVMGHVAKAKGQVTKEEIQLASAMMDRMNLHGEQRRAAQDAFREGKDSDFPLEDVLVRVKISTAGRFDLLQFFLELQISAAFADGSIHPSERNVLHKIARGLGFSSEQLERRLQMQEAAFRFQSQGGFHGQHQGQSSGGSWQQASQADQLADAYKILDVSSDADSKTVKRTYRKLMNEHHPDKLMAKGLPPEMMNVAKEKSQEIQNAYDLIKKVKGFK, encoded by the coding sequence ATGCATATTTTTGGCAAAATTCTGGGTGCCTTTTTTGGCTTGTTACTTGGCGGGCCGCTAGGTTTACTCTTTGGCTTATTTATTGGCCATCAATTCGATAAAGCACGTCGCTTGAGTCAAGCCGGGTTCTCTACTGGCGGCTTTGGAAAAGGGCCAAGTCAAGCTCAGCGCCAAGAAGAGTTTTTTAAAGCGGCGTTTGCGGTAATGGGACATGTGGCAAAAGCGAAAGGCCAAGTCACCAAAGAGGAAATCCAACTGGCTTCAGCCATGATGGACCGCATGAATTTGCATGGCGAACAGCGTCGCGCAGCGCAAGACGCGTTTCGTGAAGGTAAAGACAGCGACTTTCCGTTAGAAGATGTTCTTGTTCGTGTGAAAATTTCGACAGCTGGTCGCTTTGACTTGTTGCAATTTTTCTTAGAGCTGCAAATCTCGGCGGCCTTTGCAGATGGCTCGATCCACCCGAGTGAACGAAATGTACTACACAAGATTGCACGTGGTTTGGGTTTCTCTTCTGAGCAATTAGAGCGTCGTTTGCAAATGCAAGAAGCCGCATTTCGTTTCCAAAGCCAGGGCGGTTTTCATGGTCAGCATCAAGGCCAATCTTCAGGTGGTAGCTGGCAACAAGCTTCACAAGCGGATCAGTTGGCCGACGCGTACAAAATTCTGGATGTGTCTTCAGATGCAGACAGTAAAACCGTTAAGCGTACTTATCGTAAACTGATGAACGAGCATCACCCGGACAAATTGATGGCTAAAGGTTTACCACCAGAGATGATGAACGTCGCGAAAGAGAAATCTCAAGAGATTCAAAACGCTTACGATCTTATTAAGAAGGTTAAAGGCTTTAAGTAG
- a CDS encoding DUF547 domain-containing protein — MKRLLLLLCALVSFSTLSAPKSDLWPYWKQSNQANQTQISHQEWQQLLDTYLVEQGENTLFRYSQVSSVDKTKLKQYIQRLAKLDPLQYNQAEQYAYWVNLYNAITVDLILDNYPVESITKLGGLFSFGPWGDDVVVVNGKDLTLNDIEHRILRPIWNDPRTHYAVNCASLGCPNLQSQAFTAGNTQALLDSAAKTFINSSKGVSIQGNTAQLSSIYDWFATDFGGEKQIFKHIAKYAPQYKNFSGKVKYEYDWDLNQAN; from the coding sequence ATGAAGCGTCTGTTATTGCTGTTGTGTGCTCTGGTTTCTTTCTCGACATTGTCCGCGCCTAAATCCGACTTATGGCCATATTGGAAACAATCGAATCAAGCCAACCAAACCCAAATTTCTCATCAAGAATGGCAACAACTGCTCGATACTTATTTAGTTGAACAAGGCGAGAATACCTTGTTTCGTTATAGCCAAGTCTCCTCTGTCGATAAAACTAAGCTGAAACAATACATCCAGCGTTTGGCAAAACTAGACCCTCTACAATACAACCAAGCAGAGCAATATGCCTATTGGGTAAACCTTTACAACGCCATCACGGTAGATCTTATTTTGGATAACTATCCAGTCGAATCAATCACCAAGCTAGGTGGTTTATTTAGCTTTGGTCCTTGGGGAGACGATGTGGTCGTGGTCAATGGGAAGGATCTAACTTTAAACGATATTGAACATCGAATTTTGCGTCCAATTTGGAATGACCCAAGAACGCATTACGCGGTTAACTGTGCCAGCCTAGGATGCCCTAATCTGCAATCTCAAGCATTCACTGCTGGCAACACGCAAGCTCTACTGGATAGTGCCGCCAAAACATTTATCAACAGCAGCAAAGGCGTATCTATCCAAGGTAACACGGCACAGCTGTCTTCTATTTATGATTGGTTTGCAACGGACTTTGGTGGAGAAAAACAAATCTTCAAACACATCGCAAAGTACGCACCGCAATACAAAAACTTCTCTGGCAAAGTGAAATACGAATACGATTGGGACTTGAATCAAGCCAACTAA
- the leuD gene encoding 3-isopropylmalate dehydratase small subunit has product MSGFKQHTGLVVPLDAANVDTDAIIPKQFLQKVSRLGFGKHLFHDWRFLDDAGEQPNPEFVMNAPRYQGASILLARENFGCGSSREHAPWALADYGIKAMIAPSFADIFYGNSINNQMVPVRLTEQEVDEIFQFVEANEGAEVEVDLEANVVRANGKEYGFEIDSFRRHCLLNGLDNIGLTLQHEDKIAEYEANIPSFLR; this is encoded by the coding sequence ATGTCAGGCTTTAAACAACACACAGGCTTAGTTGTTCCTCTAGATGCAGCGAACGTTGATACTGATGCCATCATTCCAAAGCAGTTCCTACAAAAGGTCTCCCGCCTAGGGTTTGGTAAGCACCTATTCCATGACTGGCGCTTCCTAGACGATGCTGGCGAACAGCCAAATCCAGAGTTCGTGATGAACGCACCTCGCTACCAAGGCGCGTCTATCTTGCTGGCTCGTGAAAACTTCGGCTGTGGCTCATCTCGTGAGCACGCACCGTGGGCACTAGCGGATTACGGCATCAAAGCGATGATCGCACCAAGCTTTGCCGATATTTTTTACGGCAACTCGATCAACAACCAAATGGTGCCAGTTCGTTTGACTGAACAAGAAGTGGATGAAATCTTCCAGTTTGTTGAGGCAAATGAAGGTGCAGAAGTCGAGGTCGACCTAGAAGCGAATGTCGTTCGTGCCAACGGCAAAGAATATGGTTTTGAAATCGATTCGTTCCGTCGTCATTGCTTGCTAAACGGTTTGGACAACATTGGCCTAACCCTTCAACACGAAGATAAGATTGCTGAGTACGAAGCGAATATTCCAAGCTTCTTGCGTTAA
- the leuC gene encoding 3-isopropylmalate dehydratase large subunit, with protein sequence MGKTLYEKVYDAHVAVAAEGENPILYIDRHLVHEVTSPQAFDGLREKGRKVRQVSKTFATMDHNVSTTTKDINASGEMARIQMETLSKNCEEFGVTLYDINHKYQGIVHVMGPELGITLPGMTIVCGDSHTATHGAFGSLAFGIGTSEVEHVLATQTLKQARAKTMKIEVKGKVAPGITAKDIVLAIIGETTAAGGTGYVVEFCGEAITDLSMEGRMTVCNMAIELGAKAGLIAPDETTFEYIKGRKFSPQGADFDAAVEYWKTLKTDDDAQFDAVVTLNAADIKPQVTWGTNPGQVIAVDQPIPAPESFADPVEKASAEKALAYMGLEAGKSLSDYNVDKVFVGSCTNSRIEDMRAAAEVAKGRKVAPHVQALIVPGSEQVKAQAEAEGLDVIFKEAGFEWRLPGCSMCLAMNNDRLGPHERCASTSNRNFEGRQGRDGRTHLVSPAMAAAAAIAGHFVDIRELD encoded by the coding sequence ATGGGCAAAACATTATACGAAAAAGTCTACGACGCACACGTTGCCGTCGCAGCAGAAGGGGAAAACCCAATCTTGTACATCGACCGTCACTTGGTACACGAAGTGACGTCTCCGCAAGCATTTGACGGCTTGCGTGAAAAAGGTCGTAAAGTGCGTCAGGTCAGCAAAACTTTTGCCACCATGGACCACAACGTTTCGACAACCACCAAAGACATCAACGCATCGGGTGAGATGGCTCGTATCCAGATGGAAACGCTATCGAAAAACTGTGAAGAGTTTGGCGTTACGCTTTACGACATCAACCATAAATACCAAGGTATTGTGCATGTTATGGGCCCAGAGCTTGGTATTACCCTACCGGGCATGACCATTGTTTGTGGTGACTCGCACACGGCTACACACGGTGCATTCGGCTCTCTCGCTTTTGGTATTGGTACATCAGAAGTTGAGCACGTATTAGCAACTCAAACGCTAAAACAAGCGCGCGCCAAAACGATGAAGATCGAAGTAAAAGGCAAAGTGGCTCCGGGTATCACGGCGAAAGATATCGTGCTAGCAATCATCGGTGAAACTACAGCAGCTGGCGGTACAGGCTACGTGGTTGAATTCTGTGGTGAAGCGATCACTGACCTTTCAATGGAAGGCCGCATGACCGTATGTAACATGGCGATAGAGCTAGGTGCGAAAGCCGGTTTGATTGCGCCAGATGAAACCACGTTCGAATACATCAAAGGCCGTAAATTCTCACCTCAAGGTGCCGACTTTGATGCAGCAGTAGAATACTGGAAGACATTAAAAACGGACGATGATGCTCAGTTTGATGCAGTCGTGACGCTAAACGCAGCAGACATTAAACCACAAGTCACTTGGGGTACTAACCCAGGCCAAGTGATCGCGGTAGATCAACCTATCCCAGCACCAGAAAGCTTTGCCGACCCAGTAGAAAAGGCATCGGCAGAAAAAGCATTGGCTTACATGGGCCTAGAGGCAGGCAAGTCATTGTCTGATTACAACGTCGATAAAGTCTTCGTTGGTTCTTGTACTAACTCACGTATCGAAGACATGCGCGCAGCCGCTGAAGTAGCGAAAGGTCGCAAAGTCGCGCCTCACGTTCAAGCGCTGATCGTTCCTGGCTCTGAGCAAGTAAAAGCGCAAGCAGAAGCGGAAGGCTTGGACGTTATCTTTAAAGAAGCGGGCTTTGAGTGGCGCCTACCAGGTTGCTCGATGTGTCTAGCAATGAACAATGACCGTTTGGGCCCACATGAACGTTGTGCGTCTACTTCAAACCGTAACTTTGAAGGCCGCCAAGGTCGTGATGGCCGTACCCACCTAGTGAGCCCTGCGATGGCAGCGGCAGCAGCAATTGCTGGTCACTTTGTAGATATTCGTGAACTAGACTAA
- the leuB gene encoding 3-isopropylmalate dehydrogenase, whose product MTDKSYKIAVLPGDGIGPEVMAQAHKVLDAIEKKHGIAFERDEHDVGGIAIDNHGCPLPESTIKACEESDAVLFGSVGGPKWEHLPPNDQPERGALLPLRKHFQLFCNLRPAQIHSGLEAFSPLRADISGRGFDIVVVRELTGGIYFGQPKGREGEGATEKAFDTEVYHRFEIERIAKIAFDSARLRRKKVCSIDKANVLQSSILWREVVEEIAKDYPDVELSHMYIDNATMQLIKDPAQFDVMLCSNIFGDIISDECAMITGSMGMLPSASLNESKFGLYEPAGGSAPDIAGKNIANPVAQILSAALMLRYSLGEETAAQDIETAVSKALSAGELTGDLAGDNPALSTSEMGDKIAEYVLNS is encoded by the coding sequence ATGACAGACAAATCGTACAAAATTGCCGTCCTACCCGGTGACGGCATTGGCCCGGAAGTAATGGCGCAGGCACATAAAGTATTGGATGCAATCGAAAAGAAACATGGTATTGCGTTTGAGCGTGACGAGCATGATGTCGGTGGTATCGCGATCGACAATCACGGTTGTCCACTTCCAGAGAGCACAATAAAAGCATGTGAAGAGTCTGATGCAGTCTTATTCGGCTCGGTTGGCGGCCCTAAGTGGGAGCACTTACCACCAAATGACCAACCTGAACGTGGTGCCCTACTTCCACTACGCAAACACTTCCAACTGTTCTGTAACTTACGTCCAGCGCAAATTCACTCAGGTCTTGAAGCTTTCTCACCGCTACGTGCAGACATCTCGGGTCGCGGCTTTGACATCGTGGTAGTCCGTGAACTGACGGGTGGTATCTACTTCGGCCAACCGAAAGGTCGTGAAGGTGAAGGCGCAACAGAAAAAGCATTTGATACTGAGGTGTACCACCGCTTTGAGATCGAACGTATTGCAAAAATCGCTTTTGACTCTGCTCGTCTACGTCGCAAGAAAGTGTGCTCTATCGACAAAGCGAACGTTCTACAAAGCTCTATCTTATGGCGTGAAGTAGTCGAAGAAATCGCAAAAGACTACCCAGATGTCGAGTTGTCACACATGTACATTGATAACGCGACTATGCAGCTTATCAAAGACCCTGCTCAGTTCGACGTAATGCTGTGTTCAAACATCTTCGGCGACATCATTTCTGATGAATGTGCGATGATCACAGGCTCTATGGGTATGTTGCCATCAGCAAGTCTAAACGAAAGCAAATTCGGTCTGTACGAGCCAGCAGGTGGCAGTGCACCAGATATCGCAGGTAAGAACATCGCTAACCCTGTGGCACAAATCCTGTCTGCGGCACTGATGCTACGTTATAGCCTAGGTGAGGAAACGGCGGCACAAGACATCGAAACGGCAGTTTCAAAAGCGCTATCAGCGGGGGAACTAACGGGTGACCTTGCTGGTGACAACCCAGCACTTTCGACGTCTGAGATGGGCGATAAGATCGCTGAGTACGTCTTAAACTCTTAA